A single genomic interval of Chryseobacterium paludis harbors:
- a CDS encoding TraL conjugative transposon family protein, producing MKNIRKMAGTWQADLKVYCNSLTPHQRLRFILIISILYLLMAMATMVWIYLDAKRGKKAGNDIDHITNPLPALQNSKKVAFMTTVDNREIEKLWKRKGKVQC from the coding sequence ATGAAAAATATAAGAAAGATGGCGGGAACCTGGCAGGCGGATTTAAAGGTCTACTGCAACAGTTTGACCCCACACCAACGTTTGCGATTCATCCTAATTATCTCCATACTATACTTGTTGATGGCGATGGCCACGATGGTTTGGATTTACCTGGATGCAAAAAGAGGTAAGAAAGCAGGAAATGACATTGACCATATCACCAATCCATTGCCTGCTTTACAAAATAGTAAAAAAGTAGCTTTTATGACTACAGTCGATAACAGGGAAATAGAAAAATTATGGAAAAGGAAAGGAAAAGTACAGTGTTGA
- the traM gene encoding conjugative transposon protein TraM — MEKERKSTVLIHEAGGKKDMKVEASTRKKPEFKKAAIYGLLAIAFAGCLYLIFRPDEKKVITDAGLNNALPQANDAGLLGDKEKAYEQELLEKKQNERKNAMLSLSDYWNNRDSVASTNPLTGEGGKNRANPTLTSRQNYEEIQNTLGSFYHDDNEKETLRKEIRELKREKANATSSQDAITNDPIAMMEKSYQMAAKYLPQVMPQQKPLASDTIKQHPVSKRYIEPVYMTEKSVVSSLTQRQQQTDQEFVASVLNGGQVRFFNGGIGESSAVSKILSNSIHACIHRTQTITVGSSIPLRLLEGIRIAGIAIPPGTLLTARAGIRDGRLGLEISSVEYKGKIVPVEISAYDLDGQPGLNLPYTPDVNAIKEIASGMSSSAGTNIVLSSSTGQQLISDLTKGVVQGASGYLAKRIGAPKVTVKAGYLLFLLPKNNKNN, encoded by the coding sequence ATGGAAAAGGAAAGGAAAAGTACAGTGTTGATCCATGAGGCAGGTGGTAAAAAGGACATGAAGGTGGAAGCTTCTACTCGTAAAAAGCCTGAGTTTAAGAAAGCTGCAATTTATGGACTTCTTGCCATAGCCTTTGCAGGATGCCTATACCTTATTTTTCGGCCTGATGAAAAGAAGGTAATTACAGATGCAGGGCTTAATAATGCGTTACCACAGGCTAATGATGCTGGTTTATTAGGAGATAAAGAAAAAGCATATGAACAGGAGCTTCTTGAAAAAAAGCAGAATGAACGAAAGAATGCAATGCTTTCTTTATCTGATTATTGGAATAACCGTGATAGTGTTGCCAGCACAAACCCATTAACAGGAGAAGGTGGTAAGAACCGGGCAAATCCGACATTAACCAGTCGGCAGAATTATGAGGAGATCCAGAATACCCTGGGAAGCTTTTACCATGATGACAATGAGAAGGAAACATTACGGAAGGAAATCAGGGAGTTGAAAAGAGAAAAAGCCAATGCAACCTCTTCACAGGATGCTATTACCAATGATCCGATTGCTATGATGGAGAAATCCTATCAAATGGCAGCCAAATATCTTCCTCAGGTTATGCCTCAACAGAAGCCGCTGGCTTCTGATACAATAAAGCAGCATCCTGTTTCCAAACGGTATATTGAACCAGTATATATGACGGAGAAGAGCGTAGTGTCTTCTCTTACCCAAAGACAGCAACAGACCGATCAGGAATTTGTGGCTTCAGTATTGAACGGTGGACAGGTGCGATTTTTTAACGGAGGTATTGGAGAAAGTTCTGCTGTTTCCAAAATACTGTCCAATAGCATCCATGCCTGTATTCACCGAACTCAAACGATCACGGTAGGTAGCAGTATTCCTTTGCGTCTGCTCGAAGGTATTCGTATCGCGGGAATAGCCATCCCACCCGGAACACTCCTCACGGCCAGAGCTGGGATTAGAGATGGAAGGCTGGGACTGGAAATTAGTTCTGTAGAGTATAAGGGTAAGATAGTCCCTGTAGAAATTTCGGCCTATGACCTGGATGGCCAGCCTGGGCTTAATCTTCCTTACACTCCAGATGTCAATGCGATAAAGGAAATCGCTTCGGGGATGAGCAGTTCGGCAGGAACTAACATTGTGCTGAGCAGCTCTACAGGGCAGCAGTTGATCTCTGATCTGACGAAAGGGGTAGTACAAGGAGCATCAGGATACCTGGCTAAGAGGATTGGAGCTCCAAAAGTTACTGTAAAAGCAGGATACCTTCTTTTCCTGCTCCCTAAAAACAATAAAAACAATTAG
- the traN gene encoding conjugative transposon protein TraN produces the protein MKHIFRMAVIVLLTLMQNDAWAQLQPAEIPVDTIKEVKSLPTEESYPTIAPYDIRVTYDKTTHLIFPSAIRYVDLGSENITAGKAESVENVLRVKAAVRGFTDETNFSVVTEDGKFYNFNVRYSEYPDTLTVNLSKDRKNSKDNISTATEGEALFKELGTDAPALSYLVMATIYKRNKRFVRHIGAESFGIKVLLKGIYTLNGKLFFYLEFNNATNIPFTIDFISFKVVDKKISKRTVIQERTVKPLGEYMELKEVAGISTERNVYLLEQLTIPDDKVLVIEIFEKHGGRHQMLNIENEDLIKARLVKDMRLNF, from the coding sequence ATGAAACATATTTTTAGAATGGCTGTCATTGTTCTGTTAACCCTTATGCAAAATGATGCTTGGGCGCAGTTACAGCCAGCAGAAATACCAGTTGATACCATAAAAGAGGTGAAGAGCCTTCCAACGGAAGAGTCTTATCCAACTATAGCCCCATATGATATAAGGGTGACTTATGATAAAACCACCCACTTGATATTTCCTTCTGCCATACGTTACGTGGATTTGGGTAGTGAGAATATTACTGCCGGGAAAGCAGAAAGTGTGGAAAATGTACTCAGGGTTAAAGCTGCGGTAAGAGGTTTTACAGATGAAACCAATTTTTCCGTCGTTACTGAAGATGGAAAGTTTTACAATTTCAATGTCCGATATAGTGAATATCCTGATACTCTTACCGTGAATTTATCAAAAGATAGAAAGAACAGCAAAGACAATATATCCACAGCTACAGAGGGCGAAGCACTTTTTAAAGAACTCGGTACTGATGCTCCGGCATTGTCTTATTTAGTGATGGCAACTATCTATAAACGCAATAAGCGATTTGTTCGGCATATCGGTGCAGAAAGCTTTGGGATAAAAGTGCTCCTTAAAGGTATCTATACACTCAATGGAAAGCTTTTTTTCTATTTGGAGTTTAACAATGCAACTAATATTCCTTTTACCATTGATTTTATAAGCTTTAAGGTTGTGGACAAGAAGATTAGTAAGCGTACGGTTATACAAGAAAGGACAGTGAAGCCTCTTGGAGAATATATGGAACTAAAAGAAGTTGCGGGGATTAGTACAGAAAGAAATGTTTACCTGCTGGAACAGCTCACTATTCCTGATGATAAGGTATTGGTCATCGAAATCTTTGAAAAGCATGGTGGCCGGCACCAGATGCTGAACATAGAGAATGAAGATCTCATCAAAGCAAGGTTGGTTAAGGATATGCGCCTGAATTTTTAA
- a CDS encoding conjugal transfer protein TraO has product MAGFSEVKAQRLMEGKKGIELSIGRILGGNFLPTPYYIQAGMTVTRKKGNYLLWAFDYSRRKYAFGGMEIPVESFAAEGSYNLYVLGDWTRTVSLYVGLGAVAGYETINESKKILPMGAVILNEDRFIYGGALRLSLETYLGDRVVLLVQGKTRYVMGTTLERFRPMAGVGIRFIF; this is encoded by the coding sequence TTGGCGGGCTTTAGTGAAGTTAAAGCCCAAAGACTAATGGAAGGAAAGAAAGGAATAGAGCTTTCCATAGGCAGGATCTTGGGAGGGAATTTTTTACCCACTCCCTATTATATACAAGCAGGAATGACGGTTACCCGAAAGAAAGGCAACTATCTACTGTGGGCATTTGATTATTCCCGTCGGAAATATGCCTTTGGAGGGATGGAAATTCCTGTGGAGAGTTTTGCAGCTGAGGGTAGCTATAATCTCTATGTACTGGGGGACTGGACAAGAACAGTATCCCTTTACGTTGGACTAGGTGCTGTAGCAGGTTACGAGACCATCAATGAGAGCAAAAAGATACTTCCTATGGGAGCTGTCATTCTCAATGAGGATCGCTTTATCTATGGAGGCGCATTACGTCTTTCTCTTGAAACTTATCTGGGAGATAGAGTAGTGTTGTTAGTGCAAGGAAAAACCCGGTATGTGATGGGTACAACCCTGGAACGCTTCCGTCCCATGGCTGGTGTGGGAATTCGTTTTATTTTCTAA
- a CDS encoding DUF3872 domain-containing protein, producing the protein MKYFSSKQLLRTSTIKNGSSFIMLLFICLGLVSCSKELEVQTNFPFTLEIMPIPSSVELGEIVEIPCHIKREGFYKDTQYSIRYFQYEGVGRLMFQDEKYFQPNKLYKIPTDSFKLHYKPKSKEGHKFQIWVSDQFGNEKTAEFDFN; encoded by the coding sequence ATGAAATATTTTAGCAGTAAGCAATTATTAAGAACAAGTACTATTAAGAACGGGAGCTCATTTATCATGCTTCTGTTTATCTGCCTGGGGCTTGTCTCCTGTTCAAAGGAGCTGGAGGTTCAAACTAACTTTCCTTTTACATTAGAGATTATGCCGATCCCGTCATCAGTAGAATTAGGAGAAATCGTGGAGATTCCTTGTCATATAAAAAGAGAAGGATTCTATAAGGATACCCAATATTCTATTAGGTATTTTCAATACGAAGGGGTCGGTAGGTTGATGTTTCAGGATGAAAAATATTTTCAGCCTAACAAGCTGTATAAAATTCCAACTGATTCTTTCAAGCTGCACTACAAACCGAAATCAAAAGAGGGGCATAAGTTTCAGATATGGGTATCAGATCAGTTCGGAAACGAAAAAACAGCTGAATTTGATTTTAACTGA
- a CDS encoding helix-turn-helix domain-containing protein, with translation MATLGTKLTRLRQRKGYSQQEVADLLHISQPAYHKWETDTSKPGIESVVKLCEIYDIEINDLLEDGNTVISNNTFDSCSSNVIGAAYNPVFNINSSAMMEGIIKNQEHLAKLMDSQNKLIEALIEKLRV, from the coding sequence ATGGCAACACTGGGAACCAAACTAACAAGACTTAGACAAAGAAAAGGATACTCACAGCAAGAAGTTGCTGATCTGTTGCACATATCACAGCCCGCCTATCACAAATGGGAAACGGATACTTCCAAACCAGGTATTGAATCAGTCGTTAAGTTGTGTGAAATCTATGATATTGAAATTAATGATTTATTAGAAGATGGAAATACAGTTATTTCGAATAATACATTTGATTCTTGTTCTTCCAATGTAATTGGAGCAGCCTACAACCCCGTATTTAATATTAATTCTTCAGCTATGATGGAAGGAATTATAAAGAACCAGGAACATCTTGCTAAATTAATGGATTCACAGAATAAGCTTATTGAAGCATTAATAGAAAAGTTAAGAGTATAA
- a CDS encoding T9SS type A sorting domain-containing protein: MKKKYLGALMLCAALNLYAQQIIWQKDIKSSTQDFLSQITATIDGQYLITGSAIQSTKLHSESKQNKGYDFHLVKLNQQGDQVWEKYLSGNNHDYLSSTVATQEGDFLISGTTYSNKGLDKKDDSKGGSDIWLVRLNEFGDELWQKTLGTSADEEARAVIQTTDLGLFVAGNVQNSTNGYGSKDVLIIKLDKDGKETSQLVLGGRGLDEVEKMIPTKDGGALLGIYSRSTISGSKQTENFGEGDYYIIKLNKDGKVEWEKDFGGIGDDHLRTLALTSNGYIIGGESISEKSGNKSVGIEEGTDLWLISLNERGEEEWQKSYNFKNRDILMGISVIHSSDDKTSKGILLGGYTQAEGRVETDDESFWMLYLDGAGNEQWRKYVKGESKKQEERLSDIKINRDGSIILAGTSAEELGKENWKIIKLGDKQLDQLIEKQDIKIYPNPVSDYAYVEIGFDFKDSDITLYDMGGRQLQSLKTKNKVTKINTQSLIQGAYLLVIKTDTNKTANAKLIKQ, encoded by the coding sequence ATGAAAAAAAAATATCTAGGTGCACTTATGCTGTGCGCCGCATTAAATCTCTATGCACAACAAATCATCTGGCAAAAAGATATTAAATCCAGTACACAGGATTTTTTAAGTCAGATTACCGCAACAATAGATGGGCAATACTTAATTACAGGCAGTGCCATTCAATCAACTAAACTTCATTCAGAAAGCAAACAAAATAAAGGATACGATTTCCATTTGGTAAAATTGAATCAGCAAGGAGACCAAGTTTGGGAGAAGTATTTATCAGGGAATAACCATGATTACCTATCCTCTACTGTTGCAACACAAGAGGGTGATTTTTTAATATCAGGAACAACTTACTCAAATAAGGGTTTGGATAAAAAAGATGACTCTAAAGGAGGATCAGACATCTGGCTGGTCAGACTCAATGAATTTGGCGATGAATTATGGCAAAAAACTTTAGGAACTTCTGCTGATGAAGAAGCGAGAGCTGTTATCCAAACTACTGATTTAGGACTCTTTGTAGCTGGTAATGTTCAAAATTCAACCAATGGTTATGGTTCTAAAGATGTTTTGATAATAAAACTGGATAAAGACGGAAAGGAAACCTCACAACTTGTATTAGGAGGAAGGGGATTAGACGAGGTAGAGAAAATGATTCCAACTAAAGATGGTGGAGCATTATTAGGTATTTATTCCAGAAGTACTATCAGTGGATCAAAACAGACTGAAAATTTTGGTGAAGGCGATTACTATATTATCAAACTAAACAAAGATGGAAAAGTAGAATGGGAAAAGGACTTTGGAGGTATAGGGGATGACCATTTAAGAACCTTGGCTCTAACTTCAAACGGGTATATTATTGGGGGGGAGTCTATAAGTGAAAAATCAGGAAACAAATCGGTGGGAATAGAAGAAGGAACTGATCTGTGGCTAATCTCACTGAATGAAAGGGGAGAAGAGGAGTGGCAGAAATCTTACAACTTTAAGAACAGAGATATTTTAATGGGGATCAGTGTGATTCATTCATCCGACGATAAAACGTCTAAAGGAATTCTACTAGGTGGCTATACCCAGGCGGAGGGAAGAGTCGAAACTGATGATGAAAGTTTCTGGATGTTATATTTAGATGGGGCTGGAAATGAACAATGGAGAAAATATGTTAAAGGTGAATCAAAAAAGCAGGAAGAACGACTTTCGGATATTAAAATCAACAGAGATGGCTCCATCATCTTAGCGGGAACCAGTGCTGAAGAATTAGGAAAGGAAAACTGGAAGATTATCAAACTAGGAGATAAACAGTTAGATCAGCTAATTGAGAAGCAGGATATCAAGATCTATCCAAACCCAGTATCTGATTATGCTTATGTTGAAATAGGCTTTGATTTTAAAGATTCAGACATCACATTATATGATATGGGTGGAAGGCAATTGCAAAGCTTGAAAACAAAGAACAAGGTAACGAAAATAAATACCCAAAGTTTGATACAAGGGGCTTATTTACTAGTAATCAAAACTGATACAAATAAAACGGCTAACGCAAAATTGATTAAACAATAA